In the genome of Chitinispirillales bacterium ANBcel5, one region contains:
- a CDS encoding nucleotide excision repair endonuclease — protein MQDEIVNYLLSKPQGTTAQTLSEIFLKIKTPDKSMAQIAIKSILDSDKRCYYTDGLWFAKKTDSANGVKIKDAPWRVAYLLTDNKHNSDSTPYHLSIWNPLPVPNCSKSIWLRDPKQLPPEEEQELVSAYDSKLKEEDKAETIFQICTDINEKPTIFLSYKNYAALRDLFHVHQHNYDCNPIYLSQLFKVLNITLTKPVDLNQYASKLLAPEVLYLQPNAFNQGKVFTTLITELFERLQNKGIVSLKELETEITKSNRKIFKGKNFSEKDISAIPEKPGVYGFRNSKNEYIYIGKAVNLKRRISGYFRDSDESPEKIKSLINDSHSYTIHLCGSELEALLYEYRLIKKYSPVLNNKINITESKGEFKPVKDCIILLPHTENGKGMSFWFKSEQKIKIRPFETDLTKDNAILKEITAFFFEGDLQPHNQDFPEQEIASRWIRKNKDSLIAVPVYRLADSNEVLSAIKSYWKDLEEKIN, from the coding sequence ATGCAAGACGAAATTGTTAATTACCTGCTCAGCAAACCTCAGGGTACCACCGCCCAGACTTTATCGGAAATTTTTCTGAAAATTAAAACACCCGATAAATCAATGGCTCAAATTGCAATAAAAAGCATCCTTGATTCAGACAAACGATGCTATTACACAGATGGTCTGTGGTTTGCCAAAAAAACTGACTCAGCAAATGGGGTGAAAATTAAAGACGCTCCCTGGAGAGTGGCTTATCTGCTAACAGATAATAAACACAACTCCGATTCTACTCCTTATCATCTTTCCATTTGGAATCCGCTTCCAGTACCTAATTGCTCTAAATCAATATGGCTAAGAGACCCAAAACAACTTCCTCCCGAAGAGGAACAGGAGCTTGTAAGTGCTTACGATTCAAAGCTTAAGGAAGAAGATAAGGCAGAAACCATATTCCAGATCTGTACAGATATAAACGAAAAACCAACAATTTTTCTCTCCTACAAAAATTACGCCGCTCTGCGTGATCTCTTTCATGTACATCAGCACAACTATGATTGTAATCCAATTTATTTGTCTCAGTTGTTTAAAGTTTTAAATATCACCCTAACAAAACCTGTTGATCTGAACCAATACGCAAGCAAGCTACTTGCGCCTGAAGTTCTCTATCTCCAACCCAATGCTTTTAATCAAGGAAAAGTTTTTACAACACTCATTACTGAGCTTTTCGAAAGACTGCAAAATAAGGGCATAGTCTCTTTAAAGGAGCTTGAAACAGAGATAACTAAATCCAATCGAAAAATCTTTAAAGGAAAAAATTTTTCTGAAAAAGATATCTCTGCGATTCCAGAAAAACCTGGAGTTTATGGATTTAGAAATAGTAAAAACGAATACATATATATAGGTAAGGCAGTGAACCTGAAAAGAAGGATCAGCGGTTACTTCAGAGACAGTGATGAATCACCGGAGAAAATTAAGTCCCTTATCAATGATTCTCATTCCTATACAATTCATCTATGTGGATCTGAATTAGAAGCTCTATTATATGAATATAGATTAATAAAAAAGTACTCTCCTGTGCTAAATAATAAGATTAACATCACTGAATCTAAAGGCGAATTTAAACCTGTTAAAGATTGTATTATCCTTTTACCACACACCGAAAATGGTAAGGGAATGTCGTTTTGGTTTAAGAGCGAACAAAAAATCAAAATTCGCCCCTTTGAAACTGATCTCACTAAAGATAACGCTATACTCAAAGAAATCACAGCGTTTTTCTTTGAGGGTGATTTGCAACCTCATAATCAGGACTTTCCGGAACAGGAGATTGCCAGTCGCTGGATTCGTAAAAACAAAGACTCCCTCATTGCGGTTCCTGTATATAGATTGGCTGATTCCAACGAGGTCCTTTCTGCTATTAAAAGCTACTGGAAGGATCTGGAAGAAAAGATAAACTGA